The Larimichthys crocea isolate SSNF chromosome XII, L_crocea_2.0, whole genome shotgun sequence region TCACCTGACTACCATTCATACCTACAGCGAGTAAGAACTGGACTTGTTCTTGCAATTTTCTATTTTCCTCCTCTTAATCCTCACATCCACTTAAAGAGGAGGAGCACGCCTGACAAATAAGACACTGGACCTTGTCCTCAGGATCAGAACGCCTCTTAAGTAACCTCAACTTATACTCATAACCCACCAAATCCTAAAATAAGTTGCCAGAGTTAGTTACCTTGAGGCTGCCCATCTCGTTCTTCAGTCTCTCATTTTCACTTTGGAGGTCTCGGAGGCGATGTTCAGCCTGGCCAAGCTGCGCCTCCAACTCTGCTTCCAGCTCACGGCTCCCTTCCTGGaactcctgcagctcctcctgggcTTCATGGCAACTGgttggcgcacacacacacacacacacacacacacacgcacacgcacaggCACAATGAGGCGAAACATAAACAATCGTTGTCAATTACCAGCCACTTTGTTTACTGTCCACCATTCAGTTCTGCACAGCTGACTGGCTGAATGATAGTGGGCACGGGACTCTAGAAAACTGACCGGCCTTTGTCCCGTAAGATGAGCCAGGCTCAGGCATGTTCTAGTAACTCTATCCCCAACGGCCAGAAATAAACCTGCCTTCATGAAAAAAGCCAGTCAGACAGTTGTAGATTTTTAACCTTCGGTCCTGCTTCTGCCAAACTGGAAACGGCTCAGCATTGTCGAGTTAAGCGCTCTAAATTTACGGCTCTAAAGGGAGCAGCTGAACTGTGGCAGAAGGTGGTTCAAGAGtaggtcagaaaaaaaacaaaaaaaacaggcctgCTGTCAGGCACCCTCAGTTGTGTGAGAGGTTAAAAGGTCAGAGGTGCAGGGAAAATGAGAGGGCACAGAAACAGGACGAGGGCTAAGAAACAGGATGTTTACCTGCTCCCCATATGGAGaatctaaaaaacacaataattcataattaagGTTAGGTAAACATCggaaaaaaagtaatttgatTGTAAACTAAATGGAGTTTATTCGCCAGTCACACATGATGACACTAACACTGTTCTGAGATCAGCTGACTTGTTCTGGGATAATGGCCTCGCAGTGCCTCTACCCAGCATTGGAATCCATGAATCAGTTGTTGTGTCGGGGTCGTTCCACACATACCAACACCACAGTGGCTGCTTCATCAGCACGCCGGGTCCTATAACTTCCCCATTTCACAGGCGGGCCTGTCACACTTTTCACGGTTTTAAAATGGCAGACGGTAATGTGCGACGCAGAACAGCAGCAAGtgtgaaaatgaacaataaacGTGTGAATGAAGGCTATGATCTATGATGTTTATTAGGGAACTACAACATGCTGTAAGTAGTTCACTGTAAAAGGTGATCCTGAGAAACTtatgcacaaaaacatgtgTGAGACGAGCCGCGGTGAGCTGTGTACTCTGTGTTCCACTGGTTGGATGTTTTCTTCCCTCATGTACCCACAGCAGGAATTTCTTAGAAAACCCAACAGGAGTTTAACCCTCTCCGTGCGGATGTTTTTGCAGATCCACAAATAGAAAAGACAGATGCGTTTACGCAAGCGCCGCTACTGTCTGCGCCGACATACGCCCGCTGTGGTTTCTGTTTAAGAAGTCAAAGATGTGGTCATTTCCTCCTGAGGAAGCCGCAGCTGTTTGTGGGCACTGATTTCAAAAGCCTGTCTGGTTATTCGCCTTATATGGCTAAAcgcagcaaaaaaacacacattcagcaaATTTGTATTTCCCTATTATGTAagagtgagctgctgctgctgtgtgtgtgtgtttggggaatTGCTGCCGTCTGATATTTGATTCAACATCTTTCCAAGACAGAACACgaaaataaatcatgacacGCTGTTACATAACCTAATTTGCAAGGCACTGACTGATCATTGCGAGATGTTAAATAtggttatacacacacacacgggtcgacaggtgacaggtgaagtgaatcTCATTGCTTACCTTTTCTTATATTTGAGGGCTTGGGACTTCCAGTAGTCAACTTCCTCATCCTTTGACGAAAATTTGGGAATCATCTCTTTGTCCATGTCAGAGCACCCTGAGGGTCAAAGAGACGTTTATTAGCCTCACTCAAACGTGGTACGACACTTTGACGATTTGCATCCTCAGGCATGTCGAATCCTTTCTTATCTCAGAGCAGAACAACCATGCACATCAAGATTTAAAACCCGCTCTCGTTCCTCAGCGGAAATTAAACGGAACACATCTCTCGGGCTTGGGCTTGGCCACCTCACCCTGCCGCTGTGAGGTCACGTCATCCTCAGTTACTCATAAATGACTGACTATAGCACCCATCTTTTAGAAGCTGGGGCCTGTgtgccccctcctcctcttcattacATTTCCAACCTCACAGCTCGACTCATGTGTTTTCAATGCAACTAATTCATTAACAGCGACTGTTGTTAATTAGGTGCGGCTAATGTCACACAGATCAAAGCTGTCTGGAGGcttgttttgaagttttgaagACATGTTAGGAAGTTTTTCATCTTCCGTCCGGTTACTAGACAGTAGTTCCTCTTTTCTGGTGAGCTAATAAACTCTGCAACACTCTGTGCGTGTGACCAACAAGTTTTCAGGAAATGATTAAAACACATCtggacagagctgctgtgtgtgtgtgtgttgtgggttgGGGGAGGAAACACAGCTGCTGCCTCCCACCGGCACTCCCGTCGCTGTAGCTCCAGGAATATTCAGAATATCTGAACAGAGATCACATCAGACAAACAGGGGATGCAGGacaagaaacaggaaacaacaacaacctgagaTGGACTGAAAGACGCCCAACTGCTTCAGCTAGTTATTTTTAAACCTTGAGGAATTGTGTGAAAAGTGGTCATATGAATAAGAAAGTCTAGTAGTGGCCATGACTATTAGATTTTGACCCGACAAGACAGGCTCAGTCGGGCAGGAGGATGTGTCATTCTCCTTGCCAAGAAGAAGGTGGTCTAGACTAAGAGGACATTCCTCTGAGATGGCGTCACCATTAAGTTTACCCGCTATAGGCCCCTCACGTGTCAGCAACACTACTGTACTTTGGAAATCACGGAGGAAACCGGAGACCAAAACACAGCgagggtggagagagggaaATGTTCCCGAGCTGCTACTGACGTAACACGTTACATACTATCTACAACCAGTGAGAGCCTTCAAGTCTGTCCAGgggagaaataaaatatatgttttgaTTATGTTTCTGGGTAATCTATTTGTTGATGCTTTGTGGCCTGAACGGGGCaactgtttccatggtgattCAGATCAGAAAGCCCTAATCAGAATAATCACCCCTTCAATAAGGACATCCATCAGCCTCACTAAGCAATAACAGGAAACTTAAATGACAGCTCCTGTTATCTCTCATTGGAGCATCCTTTGGAGCGGCGTCAAGCTTTTGACCCCGGGAtctatttgtttgttgtagCAATAATAACCTGGACAGGCCCGGGCCCACGTCCAGCAGAGGTGGTGACGGGGACAGTCCACTTCACTGTGGAGCCATCTGGAAGTtacagacagggacagggacgaggagagagagtttCCTTTCCCACATTCTTGTCTCTACATCCTCTTTTGTTGGAGATGACGAGGCGCTTAGTAAGACTTGCATGTGCTGATGTAATCATATTTCTATGGTGAGGACacacttgatttttttttttttttccccaagtgGCTCTTACTAGTCTCACTGGTTTGCTCTGATGTGAATAATAATCAGATACACAGGGTGTGACCCTGACCTGAGCCCATATCTTGGGCCCTTGTCTTATGGATATTTGTCAAAGTGGTCatggaaacaacacaaaacGAGGCtttactataaataaaaaaaagacaatcgGCATGCGTCAGAAATAAGTGTAATCTACAGGTTAATAAAAATCATAAACTGCGGCGCTAAGTCAGAACAAGCTGATATCTACGAGGACAGATTGATGTCAACAGCGGCATGTTGTCACTTAATAGGCAGCTAACGAATGTGTGGAAATGTGacactgctgctctgacagACCGGGCAGGAGCTTCGTGCTAAACAGAAACGTTACtgccaaataaaacaataaataaataaacaataaatgtaattttggAGCAAATATACTGAAAGAAAATTTGACGTTTAAAAAAAACGAGCTCGAGCTGTCACCACACGGACAAACGGCTGAACGCGACAGCTCCGGTCCGTTTTAACGGTTAAATAACGGTTAAATAACGGCTAAATAACGGTACCTGCTCATGTCAAATCGGTGTCCGGCAGTCTTCTGTGTCAGCAGCTCGTCCTCCAGCCGGCGTTACATCCAACACACACTCCCTTTCCTCTCACCCTGCTCCGGCCTCGGACGATACTAAAGTGACGGAGCTGTGTGTTTAGGAAATTGCCAACGCGTCTCCCGGAACCGACGTAAATCCTGACGTGACCGTGCGTGCTGACGTAACTCGCGCTCACGTCAGATTTGGGCAGGGCTGCTGTAGAAATAGAAACGCTAGAGTCGGGCCGCGCctttcttttctattctctGTGAAGCTACACGGCTATACAGTGACCACAAGGTGGCGTATGACTGCCAGGGAATGAACCACTGACATCAAGACCACATGATAACATTCCTGAACACATGAACAATTGTTTCAATGGATCTATAATAGCTGATTAATTATCCACCATTAATTATTTAGTGCTTTAGTGAGTCATTCCATGcttctttgttctttctcaAACTCAAAAACATACAGTGACTGAAAGATTCAATTTGAGTTATTAAAgtgagcatgtttttttttttaaactttgagaTTGAAATGTCTTTTCAAAGGGAGCCATGGCCAAGACAGTACACCAGTTACAGTATAAATTCAAGTAAAACGTGGACAAAGAATACAAGTATTCATATTCAGTAAGTTTTCAAGAGAGCTGCCAgtatctgaggcagctgccactgacctgccgcgGCAGCTGCCGgtatctgaggcagctgccactgcctgctgcagcagctgccggtatctgaggcagctgccactgccctagcggtgtctgaggcagctgccactgccctagcggtgtctgaggcagctgccactgacctgccgcaGCAGCTGCTGGTATCTGAGGCAGCTGTCACTGCCCTAAtggtgtctgaggcagctgccactgccttAGCGGTGTCTGAGGCAGatgccactgacctgccgcgGCAGCTGCCGGTATCTGAGGCAGCTGTCACTGCCTTCAtggtgtctgaggcagctgccactgcccTAGCGGTGTCTGAGGCAGCTTCAACTGCCTTAGTGGTGTCTGAGGTAGGTGCCACTGCCCTAGCGGTGTCTGAGGCACCCGCCTCAGGCACCTGCCTCAGACACCGCTAGGGCAGACACCGGCAGCTGCCTCGACAGtagtggcagctgcctcagatacTGGCAGCTGCcgcggcaggtcagtggcagctcaGGCTGCCACCAGAAATGCCActattagctgctgctgccatgaattgagccagccctctCTCAATTAACAAGCAAATTTCATAATGTTATCATTCAGTCAATAACATTTTTTCTTAGTATCACTATTTTCCTGTAACGCaccaaaatcattttaaatattgcttattaaataatgtaaatatcaACCAGATCAGTGGTTAACTATGTCTGAGATACTAGAAGAAAGACGCttatgaattatgtttttaaataccTAACCTCTAAAAAAAATTCAGTCTAGCCATTAagtcagaaaatacatttaacttGGAAAACAAATCACAGCTCAAACATAATATTCTTTCTTGAACATAACTGAGCTTCACATACAGACACTACACACTGAACAATGCAGGCAGGAATCAGAGTTTTCAAAATGGAGGGTGTAAGTCATGCACTAGCCACATTATGAAGATTTTTCTATGATGATGATGCTCACTGAGCTTTTTAATCTATAGTACTCTCTGTTTTccccatgacacacacacacacacacatagaccaCAATGATAtacactgacacatttatttaccacattccaaaaataaatactcacaattaaattaatataatttattaaagCTATTTCACATTCTAAATGTATGAAGAGTATCAGTGAAAGGCTTTTTACAGTTCTTTGTCATCGCTACATTATATGATCTGCAGGTTTAACAGGCATAAATGTCACCAACTGGTCAGACGTGCTAGTTAatattgaaagaaaaatcagtgagCACAGCGCCctatgaaaaacatgaaatatgaaccAGCTTGACCACTTAGACTGCCAGTGATGTCTTCAGGGGATCCAATCAGTCAAGTCACAGCAGCCACAGGTGGCAGGCCCTGTTTAACAAGGCGCAGCTCTCGCCTCCACCCACAGCCAAAAGTAAAGAAAGTCATGcgcacagaggagaaaaagaaccTGAAGAGGAATTCACGCTACCAAGGCATCTACCTTTAGTCTCAATAACCTCcaaactctctttctctttttgttaccCTTCCATGGAATTTCACAAAGAAGACAGCCAGGAGGACGCACATGAGTGTCCAGTGTGCTATGAGTCTCTGTCGGGCACAGAGAGGACTCTGAGCTGCGGGCATGTGTTCTGCCACGACTGTCTGGTCAAAACGCTGGTCAGCATCAACAGCGATGGGAACATCAGAGACACTATTGTTTGCCCCATCTGCCGACATCTTACATTTATCAAGAAACAAAAGGAAGCGTTGGTGTCTCTCGCGGCGGACAAGGATTCAAATGAAGCGCAGACACTAGAGGTTCCTCTCCCTCTGCCGCCGGGACAACTCCAGAGCGCACGACGCACCTCCGGGGACAGTTTACCGAGGGGAGTTAATTGGATTGCTCAGTGCTTCAGGGGTCTCTTTGAACGAGTCCGTCGGCAGAGGTTGATCAGCCCCAGCCATAATGCGTCTCAGATCTTTATCATAAGCACCGAAGGGCGACCCATGGCCGAAGAAGACGCACTTAGCGTTGTGATGACTGTGGTTCATCCGCAGCGCAGGAGAAGGCGAAGGATTTGCACGACAGCACGATGCCTTATCTTTTTGCTGTCAGCGTTCACTGTACTCGCACTGGTGGCTGCAACTCTACCCTGGATTTTATTGGCATAGCCCAGTTATGTTGATGTCTGGATTATGAAGTGCCAACGATGAACATTTGTAGAAAACATCTTGTCAAGTAGTTCAGTTATGCAACGAAGTGTATGCATTTCAGACAATAATGACTGCACTGAAAATGTGCAATTTAGACAGTGTGATTATGCAGACTTTATCCTGCACCATGGTTTTGAAATGTGATCACGTGTTGTCATTTCCAAGTTTACAGGCATGCCCATGTTCTTTATATGCATTACCAGGCAACAGcctaaagtaaagtaaaaccTAGGAAAGCCATGGCTGCAAAGTCCTTTGTCTTTGCATTCCTATCTGTGACATGTTCTACCTGTTTTATGAGAGCCTTTGTGCAGGAAATAGTTTAACAATGTCAAGGCACatccaaatgtttttaaatccaaCTAGAGTGGACCATTTGCAATTTTAATTTCAACAATTAATAGAAAGGTTTGGctgacaaaaatacaataaaagccCTTCAACCATGCTTAATCCCATTGTTGTCAGAGCAGCTCAGTTTATTGTTGTTAGACACTGTTTCCAAGCAACGTTGTGGACTGTAGACTGCAAAGCAACAACATCTGTACCAACTTCAGAATTATTTAAGACAGGTTGCATTTTGGCAGTGAGACATGAGCTTGGTTTAGTTAGTGAGCAAAGGATAAAGACCTTGTTAAACAAACTAAGGGTATCAGGTTGACAGACTCCTTCTTACATCACATGGAAAgatgtcaaacatttaaaaaaaagaaatctaatgCAATTCCCATTTCAAACTTTAATTTTATACATGCTGATCAGGTGGGGTAAATGTTTAATATACAGATAGTTGGAGGAAATGGTTGGTTGTTTTAGATTCTTCAGTAACTTTATAACATGTGATTGGCTCACTATGTGAGTTTCTAAAGACAGTGTAAACAGAGCCACCTTTAAGACTTTCAGTGAGAAATAATTGATGCACCCATGGCGGTCTGAGGGAGATACACTAGCAGGTAAGGATGAGCAGTGCCGGCTGATCGCTGTAAGGAGATACACTGCTGGACTGTAGCATCAGATTACCACTGACGCTTTAAGAATCATGATTGAGAcagtgcacagagagagaaagccgaGTTATGCAACATGGGGTGGTGattcaaaacaaatggaaacacTAGTTCAGTAT contains the following coding sequences:
- the LOC104940292 gene encoding RING finger protein 222 produces the protein MEFHKEDSQEDAHECPVCYESLSGTERTLSCGHVFCHDCLVKTLVSINSDGNIRDTIVCPICRHLTFIKKQKEALVSLAADKDSNEAQTLEVPLPLPPGQLQSARRTSGDSLPRGVNWIAQCFRGLFERVRRQRLISPSHNASQIFIISTEGRPMAEEDALSVVMTVVHPQRRRRRRICTTARCLIFLLSAFTVLALVAATLPWILLA